CCTCCTTGACGACACATTCAATGTAACGTAGCTGACTCAGTTTCTCCAAAGTTAAACAAGGAATATGAGACCGAGAACACCGTGCTTCTTCGTTTTCATCCAGTGCGCAATTAACAGTCCCGTTACCATTCATCAACAGGGTGTCGTCTGCGTCTAGAGGCCGATGTTCCTCATGTTCCGCCGCAAGAGGACCTTTCAGACCATTTTCTTTGCCGGAGCATCTGTGGGCGCTATGTGCTTCGTAGCCGAGACCCTCGGACTCCAGCTCTATCTGGGCTTTCTCCACCACAGCGGGGTGCCGCAGGAGTTGAAGAATAAGCgaagtggaggcactggctgtaGTTGAGTGAGCAGCAAATATTAACTCCACCGCGGTTTCCTAGACACCAGAAACAGAACACAATTAACATTTAATTTAAGCTATAATTTTGGACATTTGTTTTGGTCGTCCAAAGTAAATAAATTGTAAATTCACCTTAGTAGGCTATAAACCTCCAAATAAGACTGACTACACAATTGCAAATGTGGGATTGTATATGCAGATGACCAAAGCAGAATGGTTAAACAGAAGAATACAATAATTTACCTTCAACTCCTGCATGCTGAGTTCATTTCCATTTTCCTTGGCACTGATCAACATGTAATCGAAAGCATCATAGTACTCATCAGACTGTTGTTTCTGCATTTTTTCCTCTATGATTTTCTCCATGCACGCATGTAGGATTTCCCGGGCTTCTATTCCCTGAGAAGAAAACATACATCAGCATGGCGTCTAATGGATTTTTAGCTGCCTTGATGGGATATTTCCATCCAGTGTTTGAAATGatattatatttattattttcCATTCTAATAACATATTGGGAGTTAATGTGATGTGCAAGTTTTTTGTTACCAATGAAGTTAGCAAAATAGTTTTGTTATCATGCCACACCATACAATATGAATTAGGCtacacatatatatttttttaacatgtAAAGATATTAATAATAAATAAACGTATTATAATTTCAGGGTTATCATTTCCCTGGACTATCATTTCTACAATGATTAAAACATAAAATAAATATGCGAATAATTTTACAGCATAATAACATTGTTGGCTATAGGCTTACTCACTTTGCGGAGGCCACTCATAGGTGCGTCAATTGGTAGTGAGAAGAGGTTGTTCATGAGTTGCTCAAAGATCTTAGACAGGTAAACTATGCGTTTTTCCTCCATCTTCAGTCCCAACAAGACTCTGACAGCAATGCGAAATGTGAGAGCCTTGGCTGAGACGTAAACATTCACTGGGCCAGGCTCCGAGCACCACTTTGCAATTTCAGACTTGACAACATCTTGCAAGCGAGGTAGGTAAGACTCCAAGGCCCCGCGGCTAAACACTTTTGCCAAGATCTTAAAGGAAAGGATAATAAAAAGTTATCACCTGGTAGGCTACAAGGTACTCCAGACAACAATTGAATAATACTTGAGACAAAATTAATCATCCCGATACTTCTCTAGTTATTACCTATAATAACTCAATAACAACAGCAGGGAATTATGTGCATATTTTATTGCCTTGATTTGCCTCCCTGGCGAGTAACAGGCCTAGAAGATGATCATGCCTCACCAAGTTATGTCCCCTGCTGGGTTTTACTCGTCTTTATTTCATCCTTACTTTTCTCTTCTTCTTGTGCAAATCTCCGATAGAGTTGACCAGGGTGTCGGGTCCCAGGATAATACGGGTGCTCTGAGGCCACTGCGTGCAAACCAAGTTGTGTTCTCCAAGCAAGATTTTACGGATGTTTTCGGCACCAGTCACCCGGATAACAGGCTTTCCTAAAAGGTGAGTTTTAAAAACGTTGCCATGCTTCTCTCTCCTGGAGATGTGGAAGTTGGACCCCTGTcataaaacacaaacacacacaaaagcgGTAAAGGAGGTGTTCATTTCATGTGTATAAAGAGGGCGCGTTCTACCCATAGCCTTAAGGCTCTACCCCGTGCCTCCTAGTTTACGCCCAGTCTGGAAGCGGGATGCATTCCTACAGGAGCGCGGTGTGGAATTGAAGTGAAAGCGTCTGTTTTTCACCGCAAGAATGAATTACACACGCTCATCAAGTCCACACAAGTATAGTACCATGGACGCATTATattcagtatacagtatactgaaCTGAGATGTAATGTTTTCATAAGTTGTGTGCTGTTTCTTTGCACATTTTAACACAAACAAACTCTTTAGCTCATCTAATGCATGGTGACATACGTCGCGTAAAAGGCACATATAGTCTATCTTGGAACGCTTGTAAAAAAACGAAACAATACTCCTCATACCTGAAAGAGCCAGTGGAACGTTTCTCCCACCAGGGGCCAACCCATGGATCCATTGGGTAGCGGCAACTTGCTCTCTGTGTCCCGCGTAATGGTCCACCGGAAGGTCCACAGTTGCCTGGAGACGGCAAGCAGGATCAGGGCGGAGAGCACAGATGTGAGCGCAGTGACCAGCGCTGACAAGTGACTGAGCTCCAGAAGGAACATCTCCAAAAATCCACGTGCTACTGTGTGAAGTCTGACTCGTGCTTCTGTTCTCTGTCCAGAGTAGAGAGAAATAATTTCCCAAAACGTTAATGGAGCTTTTATGTTGCAATTGTTATTCATGCAACTTACTTTCCAATCTTAAAAGGCATTTCATAGACACATATTTGTATGACAAGCATGGTTTCTGATAATTATGCAGAAGACATGGTTGAAGTAGGCTAAACGAAAGAAAAAGATGATCCTGATTTAAATCTACTGGAAGTCTCCTTCATTCCGCCTGAATTTACTTCCCCTTGAATGACGAGAAACTGACAAGTATTCCAAATAGTTGTACAGGTTACACATACACCGGCTTGTCTATTTATGTGCGTTTATACAGGTCAGGGGGTTCAATATTCCCAAGGCGTCCAGCGTTTTATAGTGCATTGTAATAAATCAAGCAAAAGCGGGGGTACACTCACATTGATTGaaatacagtagcctacagttggCCAACGTTTGAGACGTGTAAGGCGGATGCTGACTAATAATAGTATAGTATCTTCCTTTAAGAAAGTAACACTGAAAAAAGTTGCCTATTTTAAAAGTGTTTGTAGCTTGAGAAAAACACAAAAACATCAAAGAAAACAACTGGAATATTTAATAAGGAGGTGTAGAGAGCCTTACCTTGTCTTAAACGTGGAACCAAGTCGCTGACAGCAGCGAGAAACTCGTCCTCAAAGGTCTCTTTCCTACTCCACAATGTATTGTTCGCACGGAGCTTTATAAATATTGGAACACTACATGATCCACCTTCGCAGATGACGTATAACGTTTTTTTAATATATCTAAAGAGCTCGATAAATCGCCAGGATTGGAGAAAAGTTTGTGATAGCACTCGGAGATTGAGTGAGCGCGAGCGAGGCGGCTTTGAAAGTGCGTGTAGGGTATGGGGATCGAATGGCAGCTGATTGAGGAGACAGGTAACCAACCAATCACTGAAACCCTTCAGTTTGACCGACCCTGTTCACATAGACCAGTTCTCAATTGGCATGGACATGGCGCAAGCCGTTGTATTGCATGCCCTGTCAACCTGCGTGAATAATAATACATATAGGCCAACAAATTAACAATAATCTGAACAAGTTTTCATGATTTCAAGATTAATTCAACCTGCAAAATTATAGGTAATATTTATTTTCTCGGATAAATAGCACTATTTACATTTTCTAGAACCTAATCTAACGTGAGCAAATTATAACAAATCTAGGTTTCCGGATGATTTGTCCTGTAATTTTACGCAGTTGAATTTCTTCATATTTAATGTTGAAATCACAGGTTGAACGTGTTAGATTAAAACCACAATATAGCATTTTAGAAACTGGTACACAAATGTCAAAAGAAATGTAAATATAACATTAGCTTCAATTCAAAACTTCGGGGAATGCTTTACGCGTGGTTGTGTTAACATTCCTCTGGTTAGAATTGTGTTTCCTCTCATATTTAGTGTTGATGAGTGATGGCGGAGTGGAAGCGTGCCCCAGAGATGCCGGTACCTGGTGTCCTCAGTTCTTCAAGGAGGATTCCTTTTTCGATCAGGGAACAGAAGGAACCTGTTGCACACATTTTGGATTGGTGGCCAAATTCGTCAGTTGAATGTTTAAACAAAGAATTTCAATACAAGAGGGTAACCTACAgtctcattaaaaaaaaaaatacaaatatttgtatCTAATGAAATAACATGTGAAaaaaatagatacagtagatcaatGTGGTGCAAAATAGTCTgcctatttttttttattgtgagaTGAAAAGGGTACATTTATCTTCAGTTCgatttcaaataaaatgttagaCTGAGGCCTCACATTGTAAACATGTCATTAACCAACCGTGTCACTCTCTATGACAAATGGGTGTGTAATGACCCTTTATGGTTAAATCCAAACATCTGGTGAAAAAGTTTGAAAACTTTTTTGTATAGCCAGTTAACAAGGGTCACGTAATTTTCACCATTAGGACCTGTTAACTACCACAAAACTGTTAACAGGTAATAACATAGGCCGATGTTATAACAGCTATATCAACCATATcaaatttaccaacatttctcaTAAGCCTGTTAGGCTATGTGGAGGGCATCAGTTATAGAAGGATGCACTATGTTAACAAATCTTATTTGAGCCTCCTATGGCAAGCCATGTTATAGTGAATATGTTCCTCTTAATTGTGAGATTGCTAATGTTACTGTCCGATTGAGTGACAGTGTATGTGTTGGCTTCTGCCATTACATAGTCACTATATGAGCTGACCTTGGTCTTTGCATGCTCTATGTCTGTTGTGCTGTTCCCACTGTTACATAACTCAGCCAGGCCAAACTTTAGTGGAGGGTCCATCACAaatttcctaggtggcaaaggtccAGATGGATAATGTAATTTGTCGGCGTAGTTACAAACCCCCACCTCACAACCCATGCGACCTCAACGCCAGTTGATTATGGAGACTCTAGTGGATTACTGTCAAATCATTTTAAATTGTGAAATTATGGCCTTTATTTCCGTAGTCATTATCCTACCGTCCAttaggggcaacgtgagcacctatCGCCTATCCCTACCCTAAAAACACACCATCACAAATGATCGTGAAATAGATACAAATTACTAATTAGATATTCGTGACAGGCACACGATTTTTTCATGTCCACCACACAATTTTCTAActaattttatctttaaaattcaAATTTATTGTGGCTAAAATTAGCTAGGTTAGAAAGGTGGCAAATCTTAGTTTAGCTCATTGAAGACAAATTAAGCCGGTTAAGATGGAGACATAACAGGCATAGTTTGAATTACTCCAGGAAGTAACGTTGCAgtttagctcagtgctgccccctctcattgagtaaTTCAAGTCGAAGGCCGACCGGGGCTCCATTAGCAACTTAATTCTCCTTATTAGTTCTTCTGTGTGCGATGGAAATATTatcggttcaaggacatacatctggtgtattagaagcaattattgaTACATTATTGTCCTCAAAAAATTATTATACTCACGCTAAGATTGACCACAAAGATCAACAATTTCCCATTCACTATAATGGAGGATCCTGTTTTCGTCTAATAATGCCTGCATTATTGTGGTCAGCCTTGAACTTccgtggcttcaatgagagggggcagtcgttctcccctgggttaaggttagggttagggttagctaacatgctagctaCGTAGTTAAAAAGTATAGATGGGTTGGCTGACAACGTCATGGAAGTGATGCGCCCACATCGATGTGGCCGGAAGCCGTGCTTTGTTATGATTCTGaacggtcagatagctagcaacaatgacaagaagctgccatgtggggaatcgtaggtggctcgtttcagctagtAATAttttgttcttgataccatgtcttgtttggAGGTGTTTTGACttatttcatgtcaatgctaatatgactcaaattcgctagctagctaaccaacaactgtaatgatGTATTTGAGAGAAAACATGCTCATTGTGCAAATTTATTACTGTTTTCAATAAATATTTGGAGACAAAATTTACaatttgtcaacaatctaagccttTGCTCCAGAGTTGCAAACGtctcggttttgttgctaaacaaccaacccatctATTTTGCAGtcgctaattagctaaaatgttaAAGTTCTCCATCATGTGATTTAATCACGCAACATTTGGGTTGCTAGACCTTCGGTTATTTTACTACCACTGCTTCATACATGTCATCGAGAAACCCTCTCTGCCCTCAATGTTAGTCATGGATCAACTTGTGTTTGAAATGCTGCAGTGATGGTAAACACATAGTATAGCCCTCCGTGTTATGTTGGGTTGTAATGATAACCTGCTCCACTCCCTCTTCCTGCTCTGATGTTGATGAAACTCAGCATTTGATATATGATTCATACTTCCAGCTTAATGCCACTCCTAGATGCCAAGTCCCCAGGTGATTGAGAGGCAAGTCCCATCTCTGTGCCCCTTGGTGCCCCGTGGGCTGCTGCtctagagagatatatagaggagccccccccccccccccccccagcgggTAAACAGACAGGGATTGCAGTCGTTATTTGGATTTAGACTAATCTCTCCCATGGGGCAGAATACTTGCCTGAGACCCAGCAgctcccctcctgtcctcttctctcactGCCACCGTGCTGTCATACGACTCCCCTACTAAAGCCAGGTCAGAGGTCTGTTCACTGATTGATTTGATAACTAAGTCAATATTTACATAATTATGGCATCACATACCAATTTATTACGATGGAAACCATTTCCCATGATTGACTTAGTTATCAAATCAATCAGGGAACAGACGTCTGCCCTGGCTTCAGTAGGAGGCAAAATGGTGAAGAATACTTAATGGTTAGGCAATGTCTTGAGAGAAATCTGTAACAGCTTTCAAAGTGTAGTCACTGTGACCCAGTCTCACTTTGAAGTGTGAGAGGCAACAACTCAGGTACCTTTCCACTCAACCTTTTACGGGGGGCAgggggagaatgtgtgtgtgagagtgaggaagtgagcaagagagagcgagggggggggggggtattctc
This portion of the Salvelinus namaycush isolate Seneca chromosome 22, SaNama_1.0, whole genome shotgun sequence genome encodes:
- the LOC120017805 gene encoding cytochrome P450 26B1-like, which codes for MFLLELSHLSALVTALTSVLSALILLAVSRQLWTFRWTITRDTESKLPLPNGSMGWPLVGETFHWLFQGSNFHISRREKHGNVFKTHLLGKPVIRVTGAENIRKILLGEHNLVCTQWPQSTRIILGPDTLVNSIGDLHKKKRKILAKVFSRGALESYLPRLQDVVKSEIAKWCSEPGPVNVYVSAKALTFRIAVRVLLGLKMEEKRIVYLSKIFEQLMNNLFSLPIDAPMSGLRKGIEAREILHACMEKIIEEKMQKQQSDEYYDAFDYMLISAKENGNELSMQELKETAVELIFAAHSTTASASTSLILQLLRHPAVVEKAQIELESEGLGYEAHSAHRCSGKENGLKGPLAAEHEEHRPLDADDTLLMNGNGTVNCALDENEEARCSRSHIPCLTLEKLSQLRYIECVVKEVLRFLPPVSGGYRTVLQTFELNGYQIPKGWSVMYSIRDTHETAAVFQRPEIFDPDRFGPERDESKTGRFNYIPFGGGIRSCVGKELAQIILKTLAVEVIGTCKWTLATETFPKMQTVPIVHPVNGLHVHFNYA